A stretch of the Tannerella serpentiformis genome encodes the following:
- the uvrA gene encoding excinuclease ABC subunit UvrA, translating to MAIDKQKEVTTTDDRVERGGTIGVWGARVHNLKNIDVELPRNRLTVITGMSGSGKSSLAFDTIFAEGQRRYIDTFSAYARNFMGNVERPDVDKITGLSPVISIEQKTTNRNPRSTVGTTTEVYDFLRLLYARAGEAYSYLSGEKMVKYTEEQILELIMQEYNGRKMYLLAPLIRNRKGHYKELFEQVRKKGYLNVRVDGKLMEISRGMKLDRYKMHSIEVVIDKLVVSINDGPRLKESLRVAMKQGDGLILLLDATTDEMRYYSRRLMCPVTGLAYSEPAPHNFSFNSPHGACPRCKGLGEVNVIDMEKIIPDPSLSIYKGGIVALGKYKDTLVFRQIEALCKRHGATLKTPIKDLPEEAMDEIINGTEEPVAVSTAWLGHSSFSYAYEGVAKYIAMMQGESDDEATATARKKPAPFIRTAICPECQGQRLNKEALHYFIDGKNIAEPASMDIAELSKWVNGLEEKLSPAQRTIAVEILKEIRSRLDFILEVGLDYLSLNRPSATLSGGESQRIRLATQIGSRLVNVLYILDEPSIGLHQRDNIRLIDSLKELRDTGNSVIVVEHDKDMMLSADYVVDMGPKAGRLGGEVVFAGTPDEMIKTDTLTSSYLNGRRQIEVPATRRPGNGHHLVLRGATGNNLKKVDVSFPLGTFICVSGVSGSGKSTLINATLQPILSQRFYRSEQEPLPYQSIEGIEHIDKVVNVDQSPIGRTPRSNPATYTGVFADIRNLFVSLPEAKIRGYKPGRFSFNVSGGRCETCKGNGYKTIEMNFLPDVLVPCEDCHGRRYNRETLEVRYRGKSIADVLDMTINMAVEFFENIPAILSKIKVLQDVGLGYIKLGQPSTTLSGGESQRVKLATELAKRDTGRTLYILDEPTTGLHFEDIHVLLGVLNKLVDKGNTIIVIEHNLDVIKSADYLIDMGPDGGRGGGRILFTGTPEALAAAPRTRSRTAPFLRKELSEG from the coding sequence AAGCGGCAAGTCGTCGCTCGCCTTCGACACCATCTTCGCCGAAGGTCAGCGTCGCTACATCGACACCTTCTCGGCCTACGCCCGCAACTTCATGGGCAACGTGGAGCGGCCAGACGTGGACAAGATCACCGGTCTGAGCCCCGTCATCTCCATCGAGCAAAAGACGACGAACCGCAACCCACGCTCCACCGTCGGCACCACGACGGAGGTCTACGACTTCCTCCGCCTGCTCTACGCCCGCGCTGGCGAGGCCTACTCCTACCTCAGCGGCGAGAAGATGGTCAAGTACACCGAGGAGCAGATTCTGGAGCTGATCATGCAGGAGTATAACGGCCGGAAGATGTATCTGCTGGCGCCACTCATTCGCAACCGCAAGGGGCACTACAAGGAGCTCTTCGAGCAGGTGCGCAAGAAGGGCTACCTCAACGTGCGCGTCGATGGTAAGCTGATGGAGATCAGCCGCGGCATGAAGTTGGATCGATACAAGATGCACAGCATTGAGGTGGTCATCGACAAGCTCGTGGTCAGCATCAACGACGGGCCACGCCTCAAGGAGAGCCTCCGCGTGGCCATGAAGCAGGGCGACGGACTCATCCTGCTGCTCGACGCCACGACGGACGAGATGCGTTACTACAGCCGCCGACTGATGTGCCCCGTGACCGGACTAGCTTACAGCGAGCCGGCGCCACACAACTTCTCTTTCAACTCGCCCCACGGCGCCTGCCCACGCTGCAAGGGCCTCGGCGAGGTGAACGTGATCGACATGGAGAAGATCATCCCCGACCCCTCGCTCAGTATTTATAAGGGGGGCATTGTGGCCCTCGGGAAATACAAAGACACGCTCGTCTTCCGGCAGATCGAAGCCCTCTGCAAGCGACACGGCGCGACGCTCAAGACACCCATCAAGGACCTCCCCGAAGAGGCCATGGACGAGATCATCAACGGCACCGAGGAGCCGGTGGCCGTCTCGACAGCGTGGCTCGGCCACTCCAGCTTCTCGTACGCCTATGAGGGCGTGGCGAAATACATCGCCATGATGCAAGGCGAAAGCGACGACGAGGCCACGGCCACCGCGCGCAAAAAGCCCGCTCCATTCATCCGCACCGCCATCTGTCCCGAATGTCAGGGCCAGCGCCTGAACAAGGAAGCGTTGCATTACTTCATCGATGGCAAGAACATCGCCGAGCCGGCCTCGATGGACATCGCCGAGCTCTCCAAGTGGGTCAACGGCCTGGAGGAAAAGCTCTCGCCGGCGCAGCGCACCATCGCCGTGGAGATCCTCAAAGAGATCCGCTCGCGCCTTGACTTCATCCTCGAAGTCGGCCTCGACTACCTCTCCCTCAACCGCCCCTCGGCCACCCTCTCCGGCGGCGAAAGCCAACGCATCCGCCTGGCTACGCAGATCGGCAGCCGCCTCGTCAACGTGCTTTACATCCTCGACGAGCCCAGCATCGGCCTCCACCAACGCGACAACATCCGCCTCATCGACTCCCTCAAAGAGCTGCGCGACACGGGCAACTCAGTCATCGTCGTGGAGCACGACAAGGACATGATGCTGAGCGCCGATTACGTCGTCGACATGGGCCCCAAGGCGGGGCGGCTCGGCGGCGAAGTCGTCTTTGCCGGCACACCCGACGAGATGATCAAGACCGACACCCTCACCTCGTCTTACCTCAACGGCCGGCGCCAGATCGAGGTGCCCGCCACACGTCGCCCCGGCAACGGCCATCACCTCGTGCTTCGAGGCGCCACGGGCAACAACCTGAAGAAGGTCGACGTCAGCTTCCCGCTGGGCACCTTCATCTGCGTCTCCGGCGTCTCCGGAAGCGGCAAATCCACCCTCATTAACGCCACCCTCCAGCCCATCCTCAGCCAGCGATTCTATCGCTCGGAACAGGAGCCCCTGCCCTACCAGTCCATTGAGGGCATCGAGCACATCGACAAGGTCGTCAACGTCGACCAGTCGCCCATCGGCCGCACCCCACGCAGCAATCCGGCCACCTACACGGGCGTCTTTGCCGACATCCGCAACCTCTTCGTCAGCCTGCCCGAAGCCAAGATCCGCGGCTACAAGCCCGGGCGCTTCTCGTTCAACGTCTCCGGCGGACGCTGCGAAACGTGCAAAGGCAACGGCTACAAAACGATCGAAATGAACTTCCTGCCCGACGTGCTCGTGCCCTGCGAAGACTGCCACGGCCGCCGCTACAACCGCGAGACACTCGAGGTGCGCTATCGCGGCAAGTCCATCGCCGACGTCCTCGACATGACGATCAACATGGCCGTCGAATTCTTCGAAAACATCCCCGCCATCCTCAGCAAGATCAAGGTGTTGCAAGACGTCGGCCTGGGTTACATCAAGCTCGGCCAACCCTCCACCACCCTTTCAGGCGGCGAAAGCCAGCGCGTCAAGCTGGCCACCGAACTCGCCAAACGCGACACCGGCCGCACGCTCTACATCCTCGACGAACCCACCACCGGCCTGCACTTCGAAGACATCCACGTCCTGCTCGGCGTCCTCAACAAGCTCGTCGACAAGGGCAACACCATCATCGTCATCGAGCACAATCTCGACGTCATCAAGAGCGCCGACTACCTCATCGACATGGGCCCCGACGGTGGCCGTGGCGGCGGTCGCATCCTCTTCACCGGCACGCCCGAAGCCCTCGCCGCCGCCCCACGCACCCGCAGCCGCACCGCCCCCTTCCTCCGCAAAGAGCTTTCCGAGGGCTGA